A region from the Triticum urartu cultivar G1812 chromosome 1, Tu2.1, whole genome shotgun sequence genome encodes:
- the LOC125547593 gene encoding uncharacterized protein LOC125547593, which produces MTRWDEILTLPVQNPTILEFSAADITWSMVEGWKDSMDRLALIPFSRVGDFVRGESNNKACPTRFHVEARRRRSPTMTCKPKVDGILEYILYWCSFGPDDYRKGGAVRPSRSSCGKRKTPAGRPNTKRGCVCHFIVKRLIAEPSLALVIYNHNKHVDKKGTPCHGPMDKMAVGTKAMFAPYISDELLLEVMSLLYVGIPVETIMQRHTKMVEKQGGPSNRDDLLTHRYVRRLERKMRRSVYELDDDDAVSMNKWVENNQDCVFFYEDFSDNDTFVLGIQTDWQLQQMIQYGNRSLLASDSKFGTNKLKYPVHSILVFDQQKNAIPVAWIITPNFTHGEIHRWMGALYDRVRTKDPMWQLGGFIIDDPLTDMRTIREVFQCPVLISLWRVRHAWHKNLMSKCSDFERRSMMAKRLGEAISSICRGNGDIELFQAFLEDFIDCSGFVDYFKALWLPRLGAWTDILKTNPLATAEVASAIERYHHLLKLRLLNEADESIYQRADWLVHKLGTKVHSYCWLDEFSGKDSFSRYWRSEWKTGPNPWQQGLQIPDSDIVIEGNCARVVCQKHKEKSHAILNPGSELALCDCSWSRKGNLCKHAMKSAKVCRDRGLAPPSLALLRYYQALANVVHCPPSDSVICDHAIAVAVSVRTQLDALLSATNGSSPDTSLFKGPQSTSDNEPRELDVREAHIENGSEVPADEDSDEDSPACKKRKPRGPSDEDEIATATQVSEAESSQATSIRELDRSQDSPAPQERVRRETSDGYEGTAVMEISDDEEETAAVQITQPSESENSQATCVQEVDRNQDSPARQERGGR; this is translated from the exons ATGACCAGGTGGGATGAAATTCTCACCCTTCCAGTTCAGAACCCAACCATATTGGAGTTTTCAGCAGCAGATATCACGTGGTCCATGGTGGAGGGCTGGAAGGACTCAATGGACAGGCTTGCACTCATTCCGTTTTCTAGGGTGGGTGATTTTGTCAGAGGAGAATCAAACAACAAAGCATGCCCGACAAGATTCCACGTTGAGGCACGGAGAAGGCGTTCTCCAACCATGACCTGCAAACCAAAAGTCGACGGGATACTTGAGTATATTCT GTATTGGTGTTCTTTTGGTCCAGATGATTATAGAAAGGGTGGTGCTGTCCGGCCTAGCAGATCCTCTTGCGGAAAGAGGAAAACACCCGCTGGTCGCCCTAATACAAAGAGGGGGTGtgtttgccattttattgtgaaGCGTTTGATCGCTGAACCATCATTGGCTCTTGTGATATATAACCACAACAAGCATGTAGATAAGAAAGGCACACCATGTCATGGTCCCATGGACAAGATGGCTGTAGGGACGAAGGCAATGTTTGCACCTTACATATCGGATGAATTACTTCTTGAAGTTATGTCTTTGCTCTATGTTGGTATTCCTGTCGAGACCATAATGCAGAGACATACTAAAATGGTTGAAAAGCAAGGAGGACCATCAAATCGTGATGATCTTCTTACTCACAGATATGTTAGGAGGCTGGAAAGAAAAATGCGGCGTTCTGTTTATGAACTTGATGATGACGATGCTGTTAGTATGAACAAATGGGTTGAAAATAACCAGGACTGCGTATTTTTCTATGAAGATTTTTCTGATAATGATACCTTTGTCTTGGGCATTCAGACAGATTGGCAGCTACAGCAGATGATTCAGTATGGCAACCGCAGTTTACTGGCTTCTGATTCAAAGTTTGGAACAAACAAGTTAAAG TATCCTGTACATAGCATCCTTGTTTTCGACCAGCAGAAAAATGCAATTCCTGTTGCTTGGATCATCACTCCCAATTTTACACATGGTGAGATACATAGATGGATGGGTGCTCTATATGATCGAGTTCGTACAAAAGACCCGATGTGGCAGTTGGGTGGCTTCATTATTGATGATCCCTTGACCGATATGCGCACTATAAG GGAAGTGTTTCAGTGCCCGGTGTTGATTTCCTTATGGCGTGTCCGTCACGCTTGGCATAAAAATTTGATGAGCAAGTGTTCAGATTTTGAGAGGCGTTCAATGATGGCTAAACGACTCGGGGAGGCAATATCCAGCATCTGTAGAGGAAATGGTGATATAGAATTATTTCAGGCCTTCCTGGAAGATTTTATTGATTGCTCTGGCTTTGTGGACTACTTCAAAGCTCTATGGCTTCCAAGACTTG GGGCATGGACGGACATCTTGAAGACCAACCCGTTGGCTACTGCTGAGGTAGCTTCAGCAATTGAGAGATACCATCACCTGCTAAAACTTCGGCTGTTGAATGAGGCAGATGAAAGCATCTACCAGCGTGCAGACTGGTTGGTTCATAAGTTGGGTACGAAGGTTCACTCGTACTGCTGGCTGGATGAATTTTCTGGGAAGGACAGCTTCTCTCGTTACTGGAGGAGTGAGTGGAAAACTGGTCCAAACCCATGGCAGCAGGGATTGCAAATTCCGGATTCTGATATTGTAATTGAAGGCAACTGTGCTAGAGTGGTCTGCCAGAAACACAAGGAGAAGTCCCATGCCATACTGAACCCAGGTTCTGAGCTTGCATTGTGTGACTGCAGCTGGTCAAGGAAGGGAAACCTTTGCAAACATGCAATGAAGTCGGCAAAGGTTTGCCGTGACAGGGGATTGGCACCGCCATCTTTGGCGCTGCTTCGCTACTACCAGGCACTGGCAAATGTTGTTCATTGCCCACCCAGTGACTCTGTGATATGCGACCATGCAATCGCGGTGGCAGTTTCTGTGAGAACACAGTTAGATGCGTTGCTTTCCGCCACCAACGGCAGTTCTCCAGATACCTCACTTTTCAAGGGTCCACAATCAACCAGTGACAATGAACCCAGAGAACTTGATGTTCGGGAAGCCCACATTGAAAATGGCAGTGAAGTTCCCGCTGACGAGGATAGCGATGAGGACAGTCCTGCTTGCAAGAAAAGAAAGCCTAGAGGACCATCTGATGAAGACGAAATCGCTACAGCGACGCAAGTTTCTGAAGCTGAGAGCAGTCAAGCAACTTCTATACGGGAACTTGATCGATCTCAGGATAGTCCTGCTCCCCAGGAAAGAGTGCGCAGAGAAACTTCTGACGGGTATGAAGGAACTGCAGTGATGGAAATTTCTGATGACGAGGAAGAAACTGCAGCGGTGCAAATCACACAACCTTCTGAAAGTGAGAACAGTCAAGCGACTTGTGTGCAGGAAGTTGATCGCAATCAGGATAGTCCTGCTCGCCAGGAAAGAGGGGGCAGATAA